The Methylomicrobium agile genome has a segment encoding these proteins:
- the trkA gene encoding Trk system potassium transporter TrkA — MKILILGAGVTGSSVAEALASEENDIMVIDFKPELLDALKQRFDIATVSGNAAHPSVLEQAGVHNTDMVIAVTDSDETNMLACLIINALYSRPKTIARVRAIDYMKNPNLFSPAGIPIDIVISPEQIVMESIRNLIEFPGVLHISDFAGGLVRLFSVKVVPNGFLTGKKIRSFKEHLSDAKIRIVAIFRDGKPLVVNGDATIETGDEIFLVAPREQVRQVLKSLRKLEAPLKRIIIAGGGHVGKRLALALQNDHQVKIIELNPKRANKIANELEKTVVLNGDCADEALLIDESIGSTDLFCAITENDGVNIISASLAKSLGARKTICLLNHKSYTKLLADTDIDVAVLPNQETLGSILKHVRRGDVVQVRSLCGGSAEAIEAIAHYSGDSDPNSVVGRRVDSIHFPSGIVMGALIRNGEVIPIHHDVIFEEGDHVVMFAMDKKLVSNIEKIFQPLHKV; from the coding sequence ATGAAAATCCTCATTCTCGGAGCGGGCGTAACCGGCTCGTCGGTCGCCGAGGCTTTGGCAAGCGAAGAAAACGATATCATGGTGATCGACTTCAAGCCCGAGCTCCTGGACGCCTTGAAGCAGCGCTTCGATATCGCGACGGTGAGCGGCAATGCGGCGCATCCGAGCGTACTCGAACAGGCCGGCGTGCATAATACCGACATGGTGATCGCGGTGACCGACAGCGACGAAACCAACATGCTGGCCTGCCTGATTATCAACGCGCTGTACAGTCGCCCGAAAACGATCGCCCGGGTGCGTGCGATCGATTACATGAAGAACCCGAATTTATTCAGCCCGGCCGGCATTCCGATCGACATCGTGATCAGCCCCGAGCAGATCGTGATGGAGTCGATCCGCAATTTGATCGAGTTTCCCGGCGTGCTGCACATTTCCGATTTCGCGGGAGGGCTGGTACGGCTGTTTTCGGTCAAAGTGGTGCCGAACGGCTTTCTGACCGGTAAAAAGATTCGTTCGTTCAAAGAGCATTTATCCGATGCCAAAATCCGGATTGTCGCGATCTTCCGGGACGGCAAGCCCCTGGTCGTGAACGGCGACGCGACGATCGAAACCGGCGACGAGATTTTCCTGGTCGCTCCGCGCGAGCAGGTCCGGCAGGTCCTGAAATCGTTGCGTAAACTGGAAGCGCCGTTGAAGCGGATCATCATTGCCGGCGGAGGGCATGTCGGCAAGCGGCTGGCGCTGGCGCTGCAGAACGACCATCAGGTCAAGATCATCGAACTCAATCCGAAACGCGCGAACAAGATCGCCAACGAGCTCGAAAAAACGGTCGTACTGAACGGCGATTGCGCCGACGAAGCTTTATTGATCGACGAATCGATCGGCAGTACCGACCTGTTTTGCGCGATTACTGAAAACGACGGAGTCAATATCATCTCGGCGTCGCTGGCGAAAAGCCTGGGTGCGCGCAAGACGATCTGCCTGCTCAATCATAAGTCCTATACGAAGCTGCTGGCCGATACCGATATCGACGTCGCGGTGCTGCCGAACCAGGAAACGCTGGGCAGCATTTTGAAGCACGTGCGCCGCGGCGACGTGGTGCAGGTGCGTTCATTGTGCGGCGGCAGCGCCGAAGCGATCGAGGCGATCGCGCATTACAGCGGCGACAGCGATCCGAACTCGGTAGTCGGACGGCGCGTGGACAGTATTCATTTTCCGTCCGGCATCGTGATGGGCGCCCTGATACGGAACGGCGAAGTCATTCCGATCCATCACGACGTGATCTTCGAGGAAGGCGATCATGTGGTGATGTTCGCGATGGACAAAAAACTGGTCAGCAATATCGAAAAAATCTTTCAGCCGTTGCATAAGGTCTGA
- a CDS encoding TrkH family potassium uptake protein: MILTIFHIFGLVTMGFSGLMATSLMTSYFADDGATQAFFRGTGITLLSGAALFFPTLRVPKKVSRQTGFLLVAITWSATPVFCTLPLLYYFPGMSFIDAYFEVVSALTTTGSSVMSGLDQLPVSINLWRHELSWIAGLGIIIFAVAILPILGIGGMQLYIAETPGSVKESDLPPRIAQTAKALWMVYAGISVVCIIALKLAGMNWFDAICHAFSAMSLGGMSTHDQSVGYFNSLPIEIVLTVFQLIAAVNFATHFIAIRKLSLKPYAVDMEARSFLVLMLGSCVMTATILWQEGSYPDFWIAFRHATFNLVTIATTCGFATQDFNQWPIFVPMWMLFLSCISASSGSTGGGIRMIRTIILLKQARLELFKFIHPHAIRPLKIGEQIIKNSIVTSVTGFIFLYFMCIVILVFTLLFSGMDFISALSAVISSINNAGPGLNQVGPATTYASLTDFQTAVCTFAMLLGRVQIFSIIILFLPEFWKK; encoded by the coding sequence ATGATTTTGACGATTTTCCATATTTTCGGTCTGGTCACAATGGGCTTCAGCGGCCTGATGGCGACCAGCCTGATGACGTCCTATTTTGCCGATGACGGCGCGACGCAGGCTTTTTTCCGGGGCACGGGCATTACTTTGCTGTCCGGTGCGGCGCTGTTTTTTCCGACGCTGCGCGTTCCCAAGAAAGTATCGCGGCAGACCGGGTTTTTACTGGTCGCGATTACCTGGTCCGCAACGCCCGTATTCTGTACCTTGCCGCTTCTGTATTATTTTCCCGGCATGAGTTTCATCGACGCCTATTTCGAAGTCGTCTCCGCCCTCACGACAACCGGTTCGAGCGTGATGAGCGGGCTCGATCAATTGCCGGTATCGATCAATCTTTGGCGCCATGAACTGAGCTGGATCGCGGGCCTGGGCATCATTATCTTCGCCGTCGCGATTTTACCGATATTGGGCATCGGCGGGATGCAGCTGTATATCGCCGAAACGCCGGGATCGGTCAAGGAATCGGATCTGCCCCCGCGCATTGCGCAGACCGCGAAAGCCTTGTGGATGGTGTATGCGGGCATTTCGGTCGTCTGCATCATCGCGTTGAAACTGGCCGGAATGAACTGGTTCGATGCGATTTGCCATGCCTTTTCCGCCATGAGTCTGGGCGGCATGTCCACGCATGATCAGAGCGTCGGTTATTTCAACTCGTTGCCGATCGAGATCGTGCTGACCGTGTTTCAGTTGATCGCGGCAGTCAACTTTGCGACTCATTTCATTGCGATACGGAAACTTTCGCTCAAGCCCTATGCGGTCGATATGGAGGCGCGGAGTTTCCTGGTGCTGATGCTCGGAAGTTGCGTCATGACGGCGACGATATTGTGGCAGGAAGGCAGTTATCCCGATTTTTGGATCGCTTTTCGCCATGCGACCTTTAATCTGGTCACGATTGCGACGACTTGCGGTTTCGCGACGCAGGATTTCAATCAGTGGCCGATTTTCGTGCCGATGTGGATGTTGTTTCTGAGCTGTATCTCGGCTTCCTCCGGTTCAACCGGCGGCGGCATCCGGATGATCCGGACGATCATTCTGTTGAAGCAGGCGCGCCTCGAATTGTTCAAATTCATTCATCCGCATGCGATACGGCCTTTAAAAATCGGCGAGCAGATCATCAAGAATTCGATCGTGACTTCGGTGACCGGCTTTATTTTCCTGTATTTCATGTGCATCGTGATCCTGGTGTTCACACTGCTGTTCAGCGGGATGGACTTCATCAGCGCCCTGTCCGCGGTGATTTCCAGTATCAACAACGCCGGTCCCGGCTTGAATCAGGTCGGGCCGGCTACCACTTATGCCAGTCTGACCGATTTCCAGACCGCGGTATGCACTTTTGCGATGCTGCTCGGACGGGTGCAGATTTTTTCGATCATCATTCTATTCTTGCCCGAATTCTGGAAAAAATAA
- the xseA gene encoding exodeoxyribonuclease VII large subunit — MSAITLQPRIYTVSELNREAALALGEHFLMVWVEGEISNLSAPSSGHLYFSLKDAGAQVRCALFKNQQRGLRCKPANGMQVIVRAEVSLYEPRGDYQLIIERLEAAGDGALRRAFEALRWKLSAEGLFDPSRKKPLPSLPRAIGIVTSPTGAALRDILSVLRRRFPAIPVIVYPASVQGANAKLEVAAAIDTANRRADCEVLIVARGGGSLEDLQAFNEEIVARAIAASSIPVISGIGHETDVTIADFAADLRAATPTAAAEHATPDRQQWLNGFVQSEKRLEQLLQRKLTGAHQRLAWLDKRLKQQHPGQKLRRNAQRLDELALRLTQGMQRKQQQHLHQLAAANAKLWRFNPAARIRSQQQRQQYLVQRLQLAMQNKLEQNRLKLANTRQTLHAVSPLATLNRGYALVTEAESGSLVRSARQLAVGDRIRIRVADGQFVSEIVDR, encoded by the coding sequence ATGAGCGCAATCACCCTACAACCCCGAATTTATACCGTCTCGGAACTGAACCGCGAAGCCGCGCTTGCGCTCGGCGAACATTTTTTGATGGTCTGGGTCGAAGGCGAAATCTCCAATCTCAGCGCGCCTTCGTCAGGCCACTTGTATTTCTCGCTGAAAGATGCGGGCGCGCAGGTGCGGTGCGCGCTGTTCAAGAATCAGCAGCGCGGACTGCGCTGCAAACCTGCCAACGGGATGCAGGTCATCGTCAGGGCCGAGGTCAGCCTGTACGAGCCGCGCGGCGATTACCAATTGATCATCGAGCGGCTGGAAGCGGCGGGCGACGGCGCCCTACGGCGGGCTTTCGAAGCCTTGCGCTGGAAACTGTCCGCCGAAGGCCTGTTCGATCCGTCCCGCAAAAAACCGCTGCCATCCCTGCCGCGGGCCATCGGCATCGTCACCTCGCCGACCGGCGCCGCATTGCGTGATATTCTCAGCGTATTAAGACGGCGCTTCCCGGCCATTCCGGTGATCGTTTATCCGGCCTCGGTCCAAGGGGCCAATGCCAAACTCGAAGTGGCGGCGGCAATCGATACCGCCAACCGGCGCGCGGACTGCGAGGTGCTGATCGTCGCGCGCGGCGGCGGATCGCTCGAAGACCTGCAGGCCTTCAATGAAGAAATCGTCGCGCGCGCAATTGCCGCGAGTTCGATTCCGGTCATTTCCGGAATCGGCCACGAAACGGATGTGACGATCGCCGACTTCGCGGCGGACCTGCGCGCCGCCACCCCGACCGCCGCCGCCGAACATGCCACGCCGGACCGGCAGCAGTGGCTCAACGGTTTCGTGCAATCGGAAAAACGCCTCGAACAATTGCTGCAGCGCAAACTGACAGGCGCGCACCAACGCCTGGCATGGCTCGATAAACGCCTGAAACAGCAACATCCCGGACAAAAGCTCAGACGCAACGCGCAGCGGCTGGACGAACTGGCGCTGCGCCTGACGCAAGGAATGCAACGCAAGCAGCAACAGCATCTTCATCAGCTTGCCGCCGCAAACGCCAAATTATGGCGTTTCAACCCGGCCGCGCGGATACGCAGCCAGCAGCAGCGGCAACAATATCTGGTACAGCGCCTGCAGCTCGCGATGCAAAACAAACTGGAACAAAACCGGCTCAAACTGGCGAACACCCGCCAGACCTTGCACGCGGTCAGCCCGCTCGCGACCTTGAATCGGGGCTATGCGCTGGTAACGGAGGCGGAAAGCGGCAGCCTCGTGCGTTCGGCGCGGCAGCTCGCGGTTGGCGACAGAATCCGAATCCGGGTGGCGGACGGTCAATTTGTCAGTGAAATCGTCGATCGCTGA
- a CDS encoding heavy metal translocating P-type ATPase yields the protein MPKFSYAKSSPFGSEQGIALLSLAGIGTHLWLRYASAAGGQTYRLSLSASFGPEPEPVFRYGFDAAIALMQFPLISVLVLGGVPLLYRLLAKMLHGDLGADLLAGTSIVTSVWLDEWLAGSLVVLMLSGGAVLETYALRKASSVLEALAKRMPSIAHRKTGEALADVAVEKIQVGDTLVILPHEICPVDGTVLEGTSTMDESYLTGEPYLMSKTAGSPVLSGAINGDAALTVRADKLAADSRYAKIMEVMRASENSRPKIRRLGDRLGASYAPLALAIAAAAWYFSGDVARFLAVLVVATPCPLLIGIPVTLISSISLAAKREIIIKNPAVLENLGLCRTAIFDKTGTLTYGRPSLVAIETDPAFDEREVLALAASLERYSKHPLSGAILKAAEKTALPLRPVEQITERPGQGISGLVSGKKVAITSRKSFIARSPDALARLPEISGGLECIVLVDGRYAATLQFRDEVRADSSSFINHLQPSHLFDRVMLVSGDRESEVRYLAERVGIDHVYSGQSPEQKLALVRAETENAKTVFLGDGINDAPALTAATIGIAFGQNSDITGEAADAVIMDSSLLKVDELFHIGKRMRRIALQSAIGGMVLSTVGMGAAGMGYLSPVAGALAQELIDVIAILNALRAALPPKSLSDF from the coding sequence ATGCCGAAGTTCTCGTATGCAAAATCATCCCCGTTCGGTTCCGAACAAGGAATAGCTTTGTTAAGTCTGGCCGGCATCGGCACTCACCTGTGGCTCCGCTATGCATCCGCTGCCGGCGGCCAAACCTATCGACTATCACTTTCGGCTTCGTTCGGTCCCGAGCCTGAACCTGTCTTCCGTTACGGTTTCGACGCCGCCATTGCGCTAATGCAGTTCCCCTTAATCTCTGTACTCGTTCTGGGCGGTGTCCCGTTGCTTTACCGCCTGCTGGCGAAAATGCTGCACGGCGATCTGGGCGCCGATCTGTTGGCCGGCACATCGATCGTCACCTCCGTGTGGCTGGACGAGTGGCTGGCCGGCAGTCTGGTCGTGCTGATGCTGTCGGGCGGGGCGGTGCTCGAAACCTATGCGTTGCGCAAAGCCTCTTCGGTACTCGAAGCGCTGGCGAAGCGAATGCCGTCGATCGCGCATAGGAAAACCGGCGAGGCGCTGGCCGATGTCGCGGTCGAAAAAATCCAGGTCGGCGATACACTGGTGATCCTGCCGCATGAAATCTGCCCGGTGGACGGCACCGTGCTCGAAGGCACGAGTACGATGGACGAGTCCTATCTGACCGGCGAACCGTACTTGATGTCAAAAACCGCGGGTTCTCCGGTTTTGTCCGGCGCGATCAACGGCGACGCCGCGCTAACGGTACGCGCCGATAAACTGGCGGCGGACTCGCGCTATGCGAAGATCATGGAAGTGATGCGCGCGTCGGAAAACTCTCGTCCCAAAATCCGGCGGCTCGGCGACCGGCTCGGCGCCTCGTACGCGCCGCTCGCGCTCGCGATTGCGGCGGCGGCCTGGTATTTCAGCGGCGACGTGGCCCGCTTTCTGGCCGTGCTGGTGGTCGCAACCCCCTGCCCTTTGCTGATCGGGATTCCGGTAACCCTCATCAGTTCGATCTCGCTGGCCGCTAAGCGCGAAATCATCATCAAGAACCCGGCGGTTCTGGAAAATCTGGGCCTGTGCCGAACCGCCATTTTCGATAAGACCGGCACCTTGACCTACGGCCGTCCGTCCCTGGTCGCGATCGAGACCGATCCCGCCTTCGACGAGCGCGAAGTCCTGGCGCTGGCGGCAAGCCTCGAACGCTATTCGAAACATCCCTTGTCGGGCGCGATTCTGAAAGCGGCAGAGAAAACGGCGCTCCCTCTGCGGCCGGTCGAGCAAATCACCGAGCGGCCGGGTCAAGGCATTTCCGGCCTGGTCTCGGGCAAAAAAGTGGCGATCACCAGCCGCAAATCGTTTATCGCCCGTTCTCCCGATGCGCTCGCGCGTTTGCCGGAAATATCGGGCGGCCTGGAATGCATCGTGCTGGTCGACGGGCGGTATGCTGCAACGCTGCAATTCCGCGACGAAGTCCGCGCGGACAGTTCCTCGTTCATCAATCATCTTCAGCCGAGCCATTTGTTCGACAGGGTGATGCTGGTTTCGGGCGACCGGGAATCCGAAGTCCGTTATCTGGCCGAGCGGGTCGGGATCGATCATGTATATTCCGGCCAAAGCCCGGAACAGAAACTGGCGCTGGTCAGGGCCGAAACGGAGAATGCCAAAACGGTGTTTCTCGGCGACGGAATCAATGATGCGCCGGCCTTGACCGCCGCGACGATCGGGATTGCGTTCGGGCAGAACAGCGACATTACCGGCGAAGCGGCCGATGCGGTCATCATGGACAGTTCGCTCTTGAAAGTGGACGAACTGTTCCATATCGGCAAAAGGATGCGCCGGATCGCCCTGCAAAGCGCGATCGGCGGCATGGTATTAAGCACGGTCGGAATGGGAGCCGCCGGGATGGGCTATCTGAGCCCGGTCGCCGGGGCTCTGGCGCAGGAATTGATCGATGTGATCGCGATTCTGAATGCGCTGCGCGCCGCGCTGCCGCCGAAATCGCTGTCGGATTTCTGA
- the rpiA gene encoding ribose-5-phosphate isomerase RpiA gives MNDKALVAQHAAQKIEDGMIVGLGTGSTANCFIEALAKRHQEGLNIKTIASSMVSAIKARELGLPQIPIEQLSGLDVYVDGADEVAPDMTLLKGRGYDLVREKLLAGASREFWVLIDPGKRVGRIGERYPIPVEVIPFAWRLVRESLATVGGKAELRQTPNKDGLVVTSHGSLVLDTVFPEAFDSRKLDTVLNGIPGVVEHGIFSRLASAVFCAQDGQIEEQLA, from the coding sequence ATGAACGACAAAGCATTGGTCGCCCAGCATGCGGCGCAGAAAATCGAAGACGGCATGATCGTCGGTCTCGGCACCGGCTCGACCGCGAATTGCTTCATCGAAGCGCTCGCGAAGCGGCATCAGGAGGGATTGAACATCAAGACGATCGCCAGTTCCATGGTCAGCGCGATCAAAGCGCGCGAACTCGGGCTGCCGCAGATCCCGATCGAACAGTTATCCGGCCTAGACGTGTATGTCGACGGCGCCGACGAAGTTGCGCCGGACATGACCTTATTGAAAGGCCGGGGCTACGACCTGGTCCGCGAGAAACTCCTGGCCGGCGCAAGCCGGGAATTCTGGGTGTTGATCGATCCGGGCAAGCGCGTCGGCCGGATCGGCGAGCGCTATCCGATCCCGGTCGAAGTGATTCCGTTCGCCTGGCGGCTGGTTAGGGAAAGCCTCGCCACGGTCGGCGGCAAGGCCGAACTGCGGCAGACGCCGAACAAGGACGGCCTGGTAGTAACCTCGCACGGCAGTCTGGTGCTGGATACGGTTTTTCCTGAAGCGTTCGACAGCCGCAAACTGGATACGGTGCTGAACGGGATACCGGGAGTCGTCGAACACGGCATTTTCAGCCGTCTGGCCAGCGCAGTGTTTTGCGCCCAGGATGGACAAATCGAGGAGCAATTGGCTTGA
- a CDS encoding phenylpyruvate tautomerase MIF-related protein, with protein sequence MPYLKLNTNVDVDNAKSPELLSQLSQLVAAETGKPERYVLVELNAGKAMLFAGSAEPLAYLECKSIGLSAKQAKSLSAALSRQLETALAIPANRIYIEFGNCPAEFWGWNGSTFG encoded by the coding sequence ATGCCCTATCTAAAACTGAACACGAATGTCGACGTCGACAACGCCAAATCCCCCGAACTGCTGAGCCAATTGTCGCAGTTGGTCGCCGCCGAAACCGGCAAACCCGAACGCTATGTGCTGGTCGAACTGAATGCCGGCAAGGCGATGCTGTTCGCGGGCAGCGCCGAGCCCTTGGCCTATCTCGAATGCAAAAGCATCGGCCTTTCGGCGAAGCAGGCGAAATCGCTGTCCGCGGCCTTGAGCCGGCAGCTCGAAACGGCCCTGGCGATTCCTGCGAACCGGATCTATATCGAATTCGGCAATTGCCCGGCCGAATTCTGGGGCTGGAACGGTTCGACGTTCGGCTGA
- the thpR gene encoding RNA 2',3'-cyclic phosphodiesterase: MKRLFFALWPVPEIRARCAAVSAALKTAGRPVQADNLHVTLVFIGSVDETVEAKLIEAAGTVDFAKISIRFDALDYWRRPQIICLTGKPEDTAATSLVDALNRIAAALEIRTDDRPYQAHVTLLRKAKALPPLAFEPIVWQSGAFCLVESRSTPEGVVYRVLKTWQTPTKAGAETEPRPGLTNPEGGIIIGDNASTHRP; this comes from the coding sequence TTGAAACGCTTGTTTTTTGCCCTCTGGCCCGTCCCTGAAATCCGCGCAAGATGCGCGGCGGTCTCCGCCGCGCTGAAAACCGCCGGCCGGCCGGTGCAAGCGGATAACCTGCATGTGACGCTGGTTTTCATCGGCAGTGTCGACGAAACGGTCGAAGCGAAGCTCATTGAGGCGGCCGGAACGGTCGACTTCGCGAAGATTTCAATCCGTTTCGACGCGCTGGATTACTGGCGCAGGCCCCAAATCATTTGCCTGACCGGCAAACCGGAAGATACCGCGGCAACCTCGCTGGTCGATGCATTGAACCGGATCGCCGCCGCGCTGGAAATCCGTACGGACGACCGACCTTATCAGGCGCACGTGACGTTGCTCAGAAAGGCCAAAGCACTGCCTCCGCTGGCCTTCGAACCGATCGTCTGGCAGTCCGGCGCTTTCTGCCTGGTCGAATCCCGCTCGACACCGGAAGGCGTCGTCTACCGGGTGCTGAAAACCTGGCAAACACCGACAAAAGCCGGAGCGGAAACCGAACCCCGTCCCGGATTAACAAATCCGGAAGGCGGCATTATAATCGGCGATAACGCCTCCACCCACCGCCCCTAA
- the icd gene encoding NADP-dependent isocitrate dehydrogenase, giving the protein MTGPTLIPPPGGVPITMQNGRLAVPDNPIIPYIEGDGTGPDIWRATVRVLDAAVANAYGGRRKIHWLEIFAGEKAFREFGTWLPDATVEACRDYRVSIKGPLTTPVGGGIRSLNVALRQLLDLYVCLRPVRWFKGVPSPVRKPESVDMVIFRENTEDIYAGLEFEQGSEENRRFLALLQEHFPKHYAKIRFPDTSGIGIKPVSQEGTERLVRAAISYALMNQRKSVTIVHKGNIMKFTEGAFRSWAYALAEREYPEQTYTWLQWEKTRAARGEAAANKEQADALAQGRLLIKDAIADITLQQVLTRPDDFDVIATLNLNGDYLSDALAAQVGGIGIAPGGNINYQNGAAVFEATHGTAPKYANQDKVNPGSLILSGEMMLRYLGWTEAADAVIRAMDAAIAGKRVTYDFARLMEGATEVKCSEFADVMIARLKERP; this is encoded by the coding sequence ATGACAGGTCCCACGCTGATTCCGCCCCCCGGCGGCGTTCCGATTACCATGCAGAACGGCAGGCTGGCCGTTCCGGACAATCCGATCATCCCTTACATCGAAGGCGACGGCACCGGGCCCGACATCTGGCGCGCGACCGTGCGCGTGCTGGATGCGGCGGTCGCGAACGCATACGGCGGCCGGCGCAAAATCCATTGGCTCGAAATCTTTGCCGGCGAAAAAGCCTTCCGCGAGTTCGGCACTTGGCTGCCGGATGCGACCGTCGAGGCCTGCCGCGATTACCGGGTGTCGATCAAAGGGCCGCTGACCACGCCGGTCGGCGGCGGCATCCGTTCGCTGAATGTGGCGCTCCGGCAATTGCTCGACCTGTACGTCTGCCTGCGCCCGGTCCGCTGGTTCAAAGGCGTGCCGTCGCCGGTCAGAAAGCCCGAGTCGGTCGACATGGTGATCTTCCGGGAAAACACCGAAGACATTTATGCGGGGCTGGAATTCGAGCAGGGCAGCGAAGAGAACCGGCGTTTTCTGGCTTTGCTGCAAGAGCATTTCCCGAAGCATTATGCGAAAATCCGTTTTCCCGACACCTCGGGCATCGGCATCAAGCCGGTTTCGCAGGAAGGCACCGAGCGCCTGGTGCGGGCCGCGATCTCTTATGCGCTGATGAATCAGCGTAAAAGCGTCACGATCGTGCACAAAGGCAATATCATGAAGTTTACTGAAGGCGCGTTCCGGAGTTGGGCTTATGCGCTGGCCGAGCGGGAATATCCCGAGCAGACTTATACCTGGTTGCAGTGGGAAAAAACCAGGGCGGCTCGGGGCGAAGCGGCCGCGAATAAGGAGCAGGCCGACGCATTGGCGCAGGGCCGGCTGTTGATCAAGGACGCGATCGCGGACATTACGCTGCAACAGGTGTTGACGCGCCCGGACGACTTCGACGTGATCGCCACGCTGAATCTGAACGGCGATTACCTTTCCGACGCGCTGGCCGCGCAGGTCGGCGGGATCGGCATCGCGCCGGGCGGCAATATCAACTATCAGAACGGCGCCGCGGTGTTCGAGGCGACTCACGGCACCGCGCCGAAGTATGCGAATCAGGACAAGGTCAATCCGGGATCGCTGATTCTGTCCGGCGAAATGATGCTGCGTTATCTGGGCTGGACCGAAGCGGCCGACGCGGTGATTCGGGCGATGGACGCCGCGATCGCGGGTAAACGGGTCACCTATGATTTCGCCCGGCTGATGGAGGGCGCGACCGAGGTCAAATGCAGCGAATTTGCGGATGTAATGATTGCTCGTTTAAAAGAGCGACCGTAA
- a CDS encoding SulP family inorganic anion transporter, with the protein MTLQSGMPPSSGLDALKTNWRSDLLAGFFVFLIALPLCLGIAIASGFPPSAGIITAIVGGLLVSRVNGSHVTINGPAAGLIVVILSAAQALGDGDPLAGYRYTLAAIMLAGALQVLMGVYKAGQYSAFFPPAVVHGMLAGLGIIIIAKQSHVMLGAGPAEGSIFATIAQIPHSLLNPDPVIAFIGLSGLALLIFWPRLKQPKLKAVPAPLVVLLTGMGLGQIFGVQHEHWHPFLSDSELQAGHAHAIAPRFLVDIPDEWSSFFQLADYSKALTLKFWGAVLSICLVGSLETLLSATAVDKLDPYKRKSDLDRDLAAVGLGNTVAGFIGGLPMIAEIVRSSSNIQYGARTGWANFFHGLILLAFVVLFPHLIHNIPLASLAALLVYTGFKLASPKTFSQVWAIGAEQLGLFLITMIGVLATDLLIGVTLGIAAKLVIHLVRGVWLKNMFKIHFSIRQTGTDTIVVKLSGSALFSNYLPLKHAVEGLEKGKTVIFDFTDGYLIDHTVMDFIHDFSRDYKAQGGVCREVGHALERFSDHALAARLMTADDRK; encoded by the coding sequence ATGACCCTGCAATCTGGAATGCCGCCATCATCCGGCCTGGATGCCTTGAAGACGAACTGGCGCAGCGATCTGCTCGCCGGTTTTTTTGTGTTTTTGATCGCCTTGCCGTTGTGCCTGGGCATTGCGATCGCCTCCGGCTTCCCGCCGTCGGCGGGCATTATCACCGCCATCGTCGGCGGGCTCCTGGTGTCGCGGGTGAACGGTTCCCATGTGACGATCAATGGCCCGGCGGCCGGCTTGATCGTGGTGATCCTCAGCGCGGCGCAAGCGCTGGGCGATGGCGATCCCTTGGCCGGCTACCGCTATACGCTGGCCGCGATCATGCTGGCCGGCGCTTTGCAGGTGCTGATGGGCGTGTACAAGGCCGGCCAGTACAGTGCGTTTTTTCCGCCTGCGGTCGTGCACGGGATGCTGGCGGGGCTCGGGATCATCATCATCGCCAAACAGAGCCATGTGATGCTGGGCGCCGGCCCTGCGGAGGGAAGCATTTTTGCGACAATCGCGCAGATTCCGCACAGCCTCTTAAATCCCGATCCGGTGATCGCCTTCATCGGCCTGAGCGGACTGGCCCTATTGATTTTCTGGCCACGGCTCAAACAGCCGAAATTGAAAGCGGTTCCCGCCCCGTTGGTCGTGCTGCTGACCGGGATGGGGCTGGGGCAGATTTTCGGGGTGCAACATGAGCATTGGCATCCCTTTCTGTCGGACTCGGAGCTGCAAGCCGGCCATGCGCATGCGATCGCGCCGCGGTTTCTGGTCGATATTCCGGACGAATGGTCGTCCTTTTTCCAACTTGCCGACTATTCTAAGGCGCTGACGCTGAAATTCTGGGGCGCGGTGCTCAGCATTTGCCTGGTCGGCAGCCTCGAAACGCTGCTGAGCGCGACTGCGGTCGACAAACTCGATCCTTACAAGCGCAAGTCCGATCTCGACCGCGATCTGGCGGCGGTCGGCCTGGGCAATACGGTCGCCGGTTTTATCGGCGGTTTGCCGATGATCGCCGAGATCGTGCGGAGTTCGTCCAATATCCAGTACGGCGCCAGGACCGGCTGGGCCAATTTTTTCCACGGCCTGATCCTGTTGGCGTTCGTCGTGTTGTTTCCGCACCTGATCCATAACATTCCGCTGGCGTCGCTGGCGGCGCTGCTGGTTTACACCGGCTTCAAGCTCGCTTCGCCCAAAACTTTCAGCCAGGTCTGGGCAATCGGCGCCGAGCAGTTGGGTTTGTTCTTGATTACGATGATCGGCGTATTGGCGACCGATTTGCTGATCGGCGTCACGCTCGGCATCGCCGCTAAACTGGTCATCCACCTTGTGCGCGGGGTGTGGCTGAAAAACATGTTCAAAATCCATTTCTCCATCCGGCAGACAGGAACCGATACGATTGTCGTCAAATTGTCGGGTTCGGCCCTGTTTTCGAACTATCTGCCGCTGAAACACGCCGTGGAAGGTTTGGAAAAAGGCAAGACCGTCATTTTCGATTTCACGGACGGCTATCTGATCGATCATACCGTGATGGATTTCATCCACGATTTCAGCCGGGATTATAAAGCGCAGGGCGGCGTTTGCCGAGAAGTCGGCCATGCGCTGGAGCGGTTTTCCGATCATGCGCTGGCTGCGAGATTGATGACCGCGGACGACAGGAAATAA